In one window of Gorilla gorilla gorilla isolate KB3781 chromosome 2, NHGRI_mGorGor1-v2.1_pri, whole genome shotgun sequence DNA:
- the PLXNB1 gene encoding plexin-B1 isoform X3: MPALGPALLQALWAGWVLTLQPLPPAAFTPNGTYLQHLARDPTSGTLYLGATNFLFQLSPGLQLEATVSTGPVLDSRDCLPPVMPDECPQAQPTNNPNQLLLVSPGALVVCGSVHQGVCEQRRLGQLEQLLLRPERPGDTQYVAANDPAVSTVGLVAQGLAGEPLLFVGRGYTSRGVGGGIPPITTRALWPPDPQAAFSYEETAKLAVGRLSEYSHHFVSAFARGASAYFLFLRRDLQAQSRAFRAYVSRVCLRDQHYYSYVELPLACEGGRYGLIQAAAVATSREVAHGEVLFAAFSSAAPPTVGRPPSAAAGASGASALCAFPLDEVDRLANRTRDACYTREGRAEDGTEVAYIEYDVNSDCAQLPVDTLDAYPCGSDHTPSPMASRVPLEATPILEWPGIQLTAVAVAMEDGHTIAFLGDSQGQLHRVYLGPGSDGHPYSTQSIQQGSAVSRDLTFDGTFEHLYVMTQSTLLKVPVASCAQHLDCASCLARRDPYCGWCVLLGRCSRRSECSRGQGPEQWLWSFQPELGCLQVAAMSPANISREETREVFLSVPDLPPLWPGESYSCHFGEHQSPALLTGSGVMCPSPDPSEAPVLPRGADYVSVSVELRFGTVVIAKTSLSFYDCVAVTELRPSAQCQACVSSRWGCNWCVWQHLCTHKASCDAGPMVASHQSPLVSPDPPARGGPSPSPPTAPKALATPAPDTLPVEPGAPSTATASDISPGASPSLLSPWGPWAGSGPISSPGSTESPLHEEPSPPSPQNGPGTAVPAPTDFRPSATPEDLLASPLSPSEVAAVPPADPGPEALHPTVPLDLPPATVPATTFPGAMGSVKPALDWLTREGGELPEADEWTGGDAPAFSTSTLLSGDGDSAELEGPPAPLILPSSLDYQYDTPGLWELEEATLGASSCPCVESVQGSTLMPVHVEREIRLLGRNLHLFQDGPGDNECVMELEGLEVVVEARVECEPPPDTQCHVTCQQHQLSYEALQPELRVGLFLRRAGRLRVDSAEGLHVVLYDCSVGHGDCSRCQTAMPQYGCVWCEGERPRCVTREACGEAEAVATQCPAPLIHSVEPLTGPVDGGTRVTIRGSNLGQHVQDVLGMVTVAGVPCAVDAQEYEVSSRRKSKQALRDYKKVQIQLENLESSVRDRCKKEFTDLMTEMTDLTSDLLGSGIPFLDYKVYAERIFFPGHRESPLHRDLGVPESRRPTVEQGLGQLSNLLNSKLFLTKFIHTLESQRTFSARDRAYVASLLTVALHGKLEYFTDILRTLLSDLVAQYVAKNPKLMLRRTETVVEKLLTNWMSICLYTFVRDSVGEPLYMLFRGIKHQVDKGPVDSVTGKAKYTLNDNRLLREDVEYRPLTLNALLAVGPGAGEAQGVPVKVLDCDTISQAKEKMLDQLYKGVPLTQRPDPRTLDVEWRSGVAGHLILSDEDVTSEVQGLWRRLNTLQHYKVPDGATVALVPCLTKHVLRENQDYVPGERTPMLEDVDEGGIRPWHLVKPSDEPEPPRPRRGSLRGGERERAKAIPEIYLTRLLSMKGTLQKFVDDLFQVILSTSRPVPLAVKYFFDLLDEQAQQHGISDQDTIHIWKTNSLPLRFWINIIKNPQFVFDVQTSDNMDAVLLVIAQTFMDACTLADHKLGRDSPINKLLYARDIPRYKRMVERYYADIRQTVPASDQEMNSVLAELSWNYSGDLGARVALHELYKYINKYYDQIITALEEDGTAQKMQLGYRLQQIAAAVENKVTDL; this comes from the exons ATGCCTGCTCTGGGCCCAGCTCTTCTCCAGGCTCTCTGGGCCGGGTGGGTCCTCACCCTCCAGCCCCTTCCACCAGCTGCTTTCACTCCCAATGGCACGTATCTGCAGCACCTGGCAAGGGACCCCACCTCAGGCACCCTCTACCTGGGGGCTACCAACTTCCTGTTCCAGCTGAGCCCTgggctgcagctggaggccacaGTGTCCACCGGCCCTGTGCTAGACAGCAGGGACTGCCTGCCACCTGTGATGCCTGATGAGTGCCCCCAGGCCCAGCCTACCAACAACCCGAACCAGCTGCTCCTGGTGAGCCCAGGGGCCCTGGTGGTGTGCGGGAGCGTGCACCAGGGGGTCTGTGAACAGCGGCGCCTGGGGCAGCTCGAGCAGCTGCTGCTGCGGCCAGAGCGGCCTGGGGACACACAATATGTGGCTGCCAATGATCCTGCGGTCAGCACGGTGGGGCTGGTAGCCCAGGGCTTGGCAGGGGAGCCCCTCCTGTTTGTGGGGCGAGGATACACCAGCAGGGGTGTGGGGGGTGGCATTCCACCCATCACAACCCGGGCCCTGTGGCCGCCTGACCCCCAAGCTGCCTTCTCCTATGAGGAGACAGCCAAGCTGGCAGTGGGCCGCCTCTCCGAGTACAGCCACCACTTCGTGAGTGCCTTTGCACGTGGGGCCAGCGCCTACTTCCTGTTCCTGCGGCGGGACCTGCAGGCTCAGTCTAGAGCTTTTCGTGCCTATGTATCTCGAGTGTGCCTCCGGGACCAGCACTACTACTCCTATGTGGAGTTGCCTCTGGCCTGCGAAGGTGGCCGCTACGGGCTGATCCAGGCTGCAGCTGTGGCCACGTCCAGGGAGGTGGCGCATGGGGAGGTGCTCTTTGCAGCTTTCTCCTCGGCTGCACCCCCCACTGTGGGCCGGCCCCCATCGGCGGCTGCTGGGGCATCTGGAGCCTCTGCCCTCTGTGCCTTCCCCCTGGATGAGGTAGACCGGCTTGCTAATCGCACGCGAGATGCCTGCTACACCCGGGAGGGTCGTGCTGAGGATGGGACCGAGGTGGCCTACATCGAGTATGATGTCAATTCTGACTGTGCACAGCTGCCAGTG GACACCCTGGATGCTTATCCGTGTGGCTCAGACCACACGCCCAGCCCCATGGCCAGCCGGGTCCCGCTGGAAGCCACACCAATTCTGGAGTGGCCAGGGATTCAGCTAACAGCTGTGGCAGTCGCCATGGAAGATGGACACACCATCGCTTTCCTGGGTGATAGTCAAGGGCAGCTGCACAGG GTCTACTTGGGCCCAGGGAGCGATGGCCACCCATACTCCACACAGAGCATCCAGCAGGGgtctgcagtgagcagagacctcACCTTTGATGGGACCTTTGAGCACCTGTATGTCATGACCCAGAGCACA CTTCTGAAGGTTCCTGTGGCTTCCTGTGCTCAGCACCTGGACTGTGCATCTTGCCTTGCTCGCAGGGACCCATACTGTGGGTGGTGCGTGCTCCTTGGCAG GTGCAGTCGCCGTTCTGAGTGCTCgaggggccagggcccagagcagtGGCTATGGAGCTTCCAGCCTGAGCTGGGCTGTCTGCAAGTGGCAGCCATGAGTCCTGCCAACATCAGCCGAGAGGAGACGAGGGAG GTTTTCCTGTCAGTGCCAGACCTGCCACCCCTGTGGCCAGGGGAGTCATATTCCTGCCACTTTGGGGAACATCAGAGTCCTGCCCTGCTGACTGGTTCTGGTGTGATGTGCCCCTCCCCAGACCCTAGTGAGGCCCCAGTGCTGCCGAGAGGAGCCG ACTATGTATCCGTGAGCGTGGAGCTCAGATTTGGCACCGTTGTGATCGCCAAAACTTCCCTCTCTTTCTATGACTGTGTGGCGGTCACTGAACTCCGCCCATCTGCGCA GTGCCAGGCCTGTGTGAGCAGCCGCTGGGGGTGTAACTGGTGTGTCTGGCAGCACCTGTGCACCCACAAGGCCTCGTGTGATGCTGGGCCCATGGTTGCAAGCCATCAG AGCCCGCTTGTCTCCCCAGACCCTCCTGCAAGAGGTGgacccagcccctccccacccacagcccccaaaGCCCTGGCCACCCCTGCTCCTGACACCCTTCCCGTGGAGCCTGGGGCTCCCTCCACAGCCACAGCTTCGGACATCTCACCTGGGGCCAGTCCTTCCCTGCTCAGCCCCTGGGGGCCATGGGCAGGTTCTGGCCCCATATCTTCCCCTGGCTCCACAGAGTCGCCTCTCCATGAGGAgccctcccctcccagcccccaaAATGGACCTGGAACCGCTGTCCCTGCCCCCACTGACTTCAGACCCTCAGCCACACCTGAGGACCTCTTGGCCTCCCCGCTGTCACCCTCAGAGGTAGCAGCAGTGCCCCCTGCAGACCCTGGCCCCGAGGCTCTTCATCCCACAGTGCCCCTGGACCTGCCCCCTGCCACTGTTCCTGCCACCACTTTCCCAGGGGCCATGGGCTCCGTGAAGCCCGCCCTGGACTGGCTCACGAGAGAAGGAGGCGAGCTGCCCGAGGCGGACGAGTGGACGGGGGGTGACGCACCCGCCTTCTCCACTTCCACCCTCCTCTCAGGTGATGGAGACTCAGCAGAGCTTGAGGGCCCTCCCGCCCCCCTCATCCTCCCGTCCAGCCTCGACTACCAGTATGACACCCCCGGGCTCTGGGAGCTG GAAGAGGCGACCTTGGGGGCAAGCTCCTGCCCCTGTGTGGAGAGCGTTCAGGGCTCCACGTTGATGCCGGTCCATGTGGAGCGGGAAATCCGGCTGCTAGGCAGGAACCTGCACCTTTTCCAG GATGGCCCAGGAGACAATGAGTGTGTGATGGAGCTGGAGGGCCTCGAGGTGGTGGTTGAGGCCCGGGTCGAGTGTGAGCCACCTCCAGATACCCAGTGCCATGTCACCTGCCAGCAGCACCAG CTCAGCTATGAGGCTCTGCAGCCGGAGCTCCGTGTGGGGCTGTTTCTGCGTCGGGCCGGCCGTCTGCGTGTGGACAGTGCTGAGGGGCTGCATG TGGTACTGTATGACTGTTCCGTGGGACATGGAGACTGCAGCCGCTGCCAAACTGCCATGCCCCAGTAtggctgtgtgtggtgtgagggGGAGCGTCCACGTTGTGTGACCCGGGAGGCCTGtggtgaggctgaggctgtgGCCACCCAGTGCCCAGCGCCCCTCATCCACTCG GTGGAGCCACTGACTGGGCCTGTAGACGGAGGCACCCGTGTCACCATCAGGGGCTCCAACCTGGGCcagcatgtgcaggatgtgctggGCATGGTCACGGTGGCTGGAGTGCCCTGTGCTGTGGATGCCCAGGAGTACGAGGTCTCCAGCAG gaggaagagCAAGCAGGCCCTGAGGGACTATAAGAAGGTTCAGATCCAGCTGGAGAATCTGGAGAGCAGTGTGCGGGACCGCTGCAAGAAGGAATTCACAG ACCTCATGACTGAGATGACCGATCTCACCAGTGACCTCCTGGGCAGCGGCATCCCCTTCCTCGACTACAAGGTGTATGCGGAGAGGATCTTCTTCCCTGGGCACCGCGAGTCGCCCTTGCACCGGGACCTGGGTGTGCCTGAGAGCAGACGGCCCACCGTGGAGCAAGGGCTGGGGCAGCTCTCTAACCTGCTTAACAGCAAGCTCTTCCTCACCAAG TTCATCCACACGCTGGAGAGCCAGCGCACCTTTTCAGCTCGGGACCGTGCCTACGTGGCATCTCTGCTCACCGTGGCACTGCATGGGAAGCTTGAGTATTTCACTGACATCCTCCGCACTCTGCTCagtgacctggttgcccagtaTGTGGCCAAGAACCCCAAGCTGATGCTGCGCAG GACAGAGACTGTGGTGGAGAAGCTGCTCACCAACTGGATGTCCATCTGTCTGTATACCTTCGTGAGG GACTCTGTAGGGGAGCCTCTGTACATGCTCTTTCGAGGGATTAAGCACCAGGTGGATAAGGGGCCGGTGGACAGTGTGACAGGCAAGGCCAAATACACCTTGAACGACAACCGCCTGCTCAGAGAGGATGTGGAGTACCGTCCCCTG ACCTTGAATGCACTATTGGCTGTGGGGCCTGGGGCAGGAGAGGCCCAGGGCGTGCCCGTGAAGGTCCTGGACTGTGACACTATCTCCCAGGCAAAGGAGAAGATGCTGGACCAGCTTTATAAAGGAGTGCCTCTCACCCAGCGGCCAGACCCTCGCACCCTTGATGTTG AGTGGCGGTCTGGGGTGGCCGGGCACCTCATTCTTTCTGACGAGGATGTCACTTCTGAGGTCCAGGGTCTGTGGAGGCGCCTGAACACACTGCAGCATTACAAG GTCCCAGATGGAGCAACTGTGGCCCTCGTCCCCTGCCTCACCAAGCATGTGCTCCGGGAAAACCAGGATTATGTCCCTGGAGAGC GGACCCCAATGCTGGAGGATGTAGATGAGGGGGGCATCCGGCCCTGGCACCTGGTGAAGCCAAGTGATGAGCCAGAGCCGCCCAGGCCTCGGAGGGGCAGCCTTCGGGGCGGGGAGCGTGAGCGCGCCAAGGCCATCCCTGAGATCTACCTGACCCGCCTGCTGTCCATGAAG GGCACCCTGCAGAAGTTCGTGGATGACCTGTTCCAGGTGATTCTCAGCACCAGCCGCCCCGTGCCGCTCGCTGTGAAGTACTTCTTTGACCTGCTGGATGAGCAGGCCCAGCAGCATGGCATCTCCGACCAGGACACCATCCACATCTGGAAGACCAACAG CTTGCCTCTGAGGTTCTGGATCAATATAATAAAAAACCCGCAGTTTGTGTTCGACGTGCAAACATCTGATAACATGGATGCGGTGCTCCTTGTCATTGCACAGACCTTCATGGACGCCTGCACCCTGGCCGACCACAAGCTGGGCCGG GACTCCCCGATCAACAAACTTCTGTATGCACGGGACATTCCCCGGTACAAGCGGATGGTGGAAAG GTACTATGCAGACATCAGACAGACTGTCCCAGCCAGCGACCAAGAGATGAACTCTGTCCTGGCCGAACTGTCCTGG AACTACTCCGGAGACCTCGGGGCGCGAGTGGCCCTGCATGAACTCTACAAGTACATCAACAAGTATTATGACCAG ATCATCACTGCCCTGGAGGAGGATGGCACGGCCCAGAAGATGCAGCTGGGCTATCGGCTCCAGCAgattgcagctgctgtggaaaacaaggTCACAGATCTATAG